The Mercenaria mercenaria strain notata chromosome 1, MADL_Memer_1, whole genome shotgun sequence nucleotide sequence cagagttatgggacttgatccagtgaggttagtaattgatctagaaaaagaaaaaaataagtttcaaatctatatgccttttagtaatagctgtatgtacttgcacgcaaaactttaaccagaatttgctaagtccaaaaggggacataatttggccaaaatgaaggtcagagttatgggacttgctgctatcaactagttttataaccccgaagacacatgtgaagtttcaaatcaatatctgcattagttttggagataataacttgcatgtaaaactttaaccaaaattttctaagtctaaaagggggcataatttgctcaaaaaacatgtcagagttatgggacttgacccagtgaggttggtaattgatctagaaaaagaaaaaataagtttcaaatctatatgccttttagaaatagctgtatgtacttgcacgcaaaactttaaccagaattttctaagtccaaaagggggcataatttggcaaaactgaaggtcagagttatgggacttgctgctatcaactagttttataaccccaaagacacatgttaagtttcaaatcaatatctgcattagttttggagatagtaacttgcatgtaaaactttaaccaaaattttctaagtctaaaagggggcataatttgctcaaaatacatgtcagagttatgggtcttgacccagtgaggttggtaattgatctagaaaaagaaaaaataagtttcaaatctatatgccttttagaaatagctgtatgtacttgcacgcaaaactttaaccagaattttctaagtccaaaagggggcataatttggccaaaatgaaagtcagagttatgggacttgctgctatcaactagttttataaccccgaagacacatgtgaagtttcaaatcaatatctgcattagttctggagatagtaacttgcatgtaaaactttaaccaaaattttctaagtccaaaaggggccataatttgctcaaaatacatgtcagagttatgggacttgacccagagaggttggtaattgacttagaaaaagaaaaaataagtttcaaagctatatgcctttaattgatggctgtatgtacttgcatgcaaaaacttaaccaaggtgtgacgccgacgccgacgccagggtgagtagaatagctagactattcttcgaatagtcaagctaaaaatgtttataaatcaggTATATAGTTGTTTTTTTACCTTAAAGCCTTATCTATTAAGTATAACAAATAATGTCCAAACATTTTCATAATAGATACTGTTTCTAAAATACAGCATTtcataatgaaacaaaaacactttttcttcaagattattattatgtttgtttttgaaaagaacttTATTAAGAGTCTTCCTAAATGATCTGCTGAAAGCAATGTAGGTAATACCTAAAAATATGCTGATATAGAAGATGTTTTTACCTGATGCAGGTCGTGGATCATCTGGAGCTAGTCTGTATGGAGGCTGGAAAGAACAAAATGatcttaaattattttaaccttaagcctgctggcagcaagtgattctacctttgcaatCTTAGCAGACTGATATCAGCCTGCATGTCAGTGCAGGCTCTACACTGACagtctgttcgctattcagtcagtgtattcagtgaacaccccttgaaaTGATAattggtattgcccaaactgaatatcaaccagtccattttagaaatttagcaggctaaacaAGTGCCTGAATCAAACCCACAGATACGTCACATTGTGACAGTGCTGGAAACAACAAATCAAACCATTTTTTAACTTGCTGTCACCAGACTGCTGAGTAAATAATGCTGATAATGCATTCTGCAAGTTCAGCTGAAAATCTCCATGATAGCAATGCTGCCATGCAAATATAAGTTACTCCCACCTATAAAGTAACAAGCCAATCACAGGTTTGGCCCCGACAGTGAGTAAAACTGCTTATGGCCTGCATGTTCTGAACAACCACAGAGCCAGGAGCCAGTCAGCCTTACCTCAAAGAAGAGTAAGTAGAGTTTACTCTTCTATCAAGAGAGGTAGGATTATTAGTTACTGGAGTTATTCTAGCCTGTGAGCAGAACTCGCACACTATCTTCAAACATATTACTCATTATCATATAACAAAGTCAGGATCATATtatgaaaattttcaatattaataaaTTACAGATTTTTTCTACATATTGATTTTGAATGTTACTTGGAccatttacttttaaataaattctCAACCCTTAACTGAATATAACACACAAAGATTTAAGCATGCTCATTTGTtagacagaaatgaaatttggaCATATCTATTTGGTACATGAACAAGGTccttcaaatacatttttaaaagatttttttattcctaaactttaaaaatacaaagTACTGGTATGTAGGGATTTTAACTCTGTTATGTATGATATGAAACTTCCCTACCTGTGTTTGTGCAGACTGTGGACGTTTTCTATCAAACAATTCAACTCTATCAGCTATGCCGAGCTCTCGTAAACGTTCATTTATATCCATTAGACTACCTGTAATTACCAAACATATGTGGTCATTGCTATCGCCTTGTTCACAGGTAATTTTCCTTGACTActatataaattgtaaaatttgtgacATGGAAATGTTTGCTTATTACACAAATTCTAGACATTCACAAAAAATATCAGTAAGACTTAATAAGTTAATACCTACATTCACCAAAACAAGTCATTAGGCATATAGTCAAGAAAAGATAAACAAACTAAACATTCGCATTCCAGATTTGGCAATCTGGGAATATTTCTACTTTAATATGAAAAGTCTGGTACTGGTAATCTGAAAATTTTCACCCACAAATTTATCCATTTACACAATTATATATATGCAGTATCATGAGTATGATTATATTCAAATTTACAACATATATACCAAATATAATGGCTAtgtttaatatacaaaatattgatTTGCACTTCATGCCATTCAAGAGGTATGCTTTTCATAAAGTTTTGTCCTGCATTTTATCAGCTGTAGATGAAATGTTTTGCTGTTAACACTAccaaataatcattttaaaatgattttatatcaatACTGGTAATTTTTTATGAACTTTATCTGGAACCTTAAATAGATTGGATTAAGTTGTCAATATAACTACTATACTGGATGAGTTATATCCAACTTGCATTTTAATGGTATTAAATACGGTAAACCAAAGATCTCTTGATGCAAGGGGATGAGCCAATAGCTAGATATTGCCATATTTTGAGTGGTCCAAATGTAGAATGTATAAGGCAAATGGCCGGGGACCATATAAATTTCTCTACAGCTCATGGCTTGATCCATTGATGCTTGCTAACTGAGTGGTTCTTCACTGTATTTGAAgtagaaatgagccgcgccatgagaaacccaacatagtggctttgcgaccagcatggatccagaccagcctgcacatctgtgcagtctggtcaggatccatgctgttcattttcaaagcctattgtaattagcgaacagcatggatcctgaccagactgcgcagagtgcaggatcctgaccagactgagcaggTGCTcagtcgcaaacacactatgttggttttctcatggcgaggctcaaatTATCAATTTCTCGTAAACAACAAACTGCTCTTAGAATTATTTTGATCATTTTGATCAAAGACTCAACTGCATGGATTAAAATTCTATTGCAATTTATTTACAGCTAAATTTGGTGCCCTGAGAGGCTGCCTGTGTATGTAAAGCATCTTTGAATGTTTTTCGTGAAAAAgggttttaaacaaatctgatatCTATAATTATATAGTATAAATTATACTTGATATAGTATAAATTATACTGACTTTAATCTACTTACTGAAATCGCTTTCTGACATTGATTCATCTATTCTCTTTGAGCCATCTTTTTCTttcctaaaattaaaaatatttttgttacttattgCTCTCTatcaatattaattttaattaccATATTACAACTTGTTTGTTTTTAACTGAGTTTGTGCACCTCTCGGCACAAAAATGCTTCACGTCTAAATATCTAAGTCCATGATCAGTTTATAAAGAATTTACTCACCAATTTGTTTgacttctttttttgttgttataaGGTTTAACATGTCACTACCCGAGTTTCATTGTTGAAGCTGAGGGTTGAAGTAACAAAGAAGTTGGGGTCTGGAATTTCTCCCCTTTAGAATATTATATTTTCTACAGGAAAGGGAGACAGGACCACTACAGCAGTGGGAAGTCCCTATCAGCCGACCCTTAATGAAACCCCTGCACTAACATAATTATCCATCATATGGCAACGTCTCAAGCTTTTTATGGTGGAATAAGACCCCTGGTGCACTTTTGACATCATTTCAAGAATGAGCAGGCATTTGGGTTGGACCATCGACCGTAAGTCTGCTAGATGTATTCCTCTCAAGAATTCTACAAGCGAGACTCAAACCCACAGTGGTGAGAGGATAGCTACAGACACTCTCCTGATCAGAAAATACAACCTTCTGGTACCAATTTGACGTAATCAGAACCAAGATGGGACTAGACCAGGCACATACACTCTAAACCTGTTGGGCATATTTTGATGTgatctgaaatattttaaatgaagatctactgtaaaatcatttaatttcgttggcatgaaatttcgtggttttgctCAAAAcgacaatttcgtggggatatgaattcgtggatttcaactttttaacataaaatgaatggaaattttacttgttcgttgggattaaatttcgtggattgactcaaccatgaaatccacgaaaattagtcccccacgaatattaattatttcacagtatgtgACTTTGCTAGAATTTTGCAGCTGGCTCCACTTTGGAAACTTGTGTTATTGGAATAAAACAGTTATTTCTCGGGTAGGGTCTTGAATGGAGAGACCACCCATGGTAAAATGGTATCTAACAAACAAGCAATAGCACCCAACAGACATCAAAGTTTGCTGGTTTCCAATTAACATAACAACTAACTGGCACCCGACTGACATCATAGTTCCGAATTAACACAACCACTAACTGATAGTCTGGTACTCAACTGACATTACAGTTTGCTGGTTCCCACTTAACAAAGTAACTTCGCTGGTTCCTTATCAATATTCCCACAAGCTAGTACCTACCTGAGcacttttcttttcatcattCTCCTCTCAGAATCTGCCTCAGATACATCATCTCTCTGTGAGAGCTGTGACTGATCTGCATCGTTCTCATACAGACTGAAGTCGGCGTCCGGTCGACGGGGAATGTGGTGAACCTCTTGTGGTGAACCAGATCTAACCGGATATTCTCTGTTCTCCTTACCACTTCTCCACTGTGAATACTGAAATATTTACTCATATTCAAAGACAAGAAATGATCAAATACACTTCTagaaacttttgtttgtttgcttctTTTATGCCATTTTTCCACAGCATTTTGAATATACTGAACAGTTGACCTACCCACTAGATTTTATACCATtactaacttgttctcagcaAATATTTAACAACTTCTCCTAGTGAAATCAGAGGGAGGAGGACAATGAAAACTTtgcactgttttattttattcccTTCTTCTTATTAACAAAATggtaaggtgttggccgctcaatccagagatcgtgggttcgagcctctctggggtcacaaccatgacttctcgtatgacaccagtactggtttttccaggaagcggactaaagagtggttccaataagcttgaagctttcatcacaatcaagctaaaacaaattagtataaactaaaatgataACAGCAGATCCCAAGTCATTTATCAAACGATATGAAATGACCCCCTCCTAAAGGGTATTCTGTAATATGCATAATACACCTTTTGTATTTACTCTGACAAGTACTTTTTTGTTTAagataattatcattaaaacaaTTAAGACTGCAAAAAGCTGGCTTTTGTGGATCAGTAAACTTTTAGTTACATGTCAAGACtgtgtatttgtttaaaaaaaaaaacattaaaaatctcaGGCTACACTATCAATTACTTGTTTAAAATTATCTACTTTTTAAGAAGATTCTAATGCATAAATATGTGATTTATTAGGAAGTAACCTGTCTTCTATCCTCTGCTAGACTAGGTACTTGTCGCTCTACCGGTGATTCTTCCAGTGGTATTCTTGTTCGTGGCTCTGGTACTCTTATTCTAGGAtctgaaaatgaacaaaaaagccATGCAGACATGTCAGCAGAATAATGCTGTGTGCGGAGGTATGTGAATACAATCACAATTCGATGTTTGCAGAATTTGTCAACCAGTGAGTGAGCGAgtaagttgggttttacggcgaatcgacacaaaatggtcatatatgcTTCGGATTgtgagactggtttccaaatattTATAACCCTAGATCCAGGTTTATTAACTGGTTAAAGACACCAGACATACACACTCACCATGCTGTTGTAAGAAAATATCAACACTCATACAAGATATGCTGTATTTGAAAGCATTGACTGTAAACATTCTTTTATACCAATTTCAAGTGAATCCTAAAAAGTTTATTCTTACGCCTTGTTACTAATCTATAAattctgtgaaaagatcctttggcagCATAGAAAGTAACCAAGCAACATTAATGCAGACactgtaatgaaatatgcaacccCGCTCatgcctcctagcaccggcttaagtgaaATTCTATCACAGTGAAAATGAGTGTACCCTGTGATcacaaaagaaaggaaaatataacaactttatATTCTAACAAGTATAATGTTGATTCAGTCTTATATCTGTTTTCAAAGCACAACTTTTCAGCATCAATTCACATGTGTATATGGCAGTGTGCCAACCAGGAAAATTATGAAATGTTAAATGTTACCATTGACAGAAGAGTCTGTGTGAAGATGTGAGGAAAGACTAGTGTTCTGTGAACTCTGTTTACTTCTCTCGTGTCGAATCAACCTTCCAAGATCTGAAATTGGGAAACAAATACTTGTATATGTGTATACTAAACCTGGTTTTGTTATATCTATATTAACAGCTAAAACTGTGTATTTGAATATCACAACATACTGGTATGTGCTTGAAAACTGGTAAGAGACATAAATAAGACATTCATTATAGATAGTTAAAAGTTcttcagaaatttaaatttattgaataaattttgatttattgaaaaaaCGAATGCACAAAAATAAATACTGGGAAATTATTTAACTGCATGGGAATGAAATTTTGAGGTTTTAGCaacatgaaacaagagctgtccgtaagacagtgtgctcggcttttctcagtgcttgactctaaattagagctttgccagtaaaatctttataaaaagtttaacaaaaaagttctaagttaaaaaggggataactctgtcaaaatttaaatcagagttataaGGAATTGtatctcctagtgtagactttgatagtaaataactattttaagtttcaagtcaataactttgacagtaacagagatatttgacttaaatcaaaacctttaaccaaaaattttaagttaaaaggggcgTATACATCATGTAACtctacaaaatttcaaaacagaattatggggattgtttctcctggtgtagattttgatagtaaatacctatattaagtttcaagtcaaaagctttggtAGTACatgtaatagagatatttgactttattaaaaactttaatcaacAGCTATGCCAACtctggggtgagtgcaatagctctactttttctttgaaaagtcgagctaaaaatcttatAATTTCCTGAGTagataaatttgtaaataaaattttaacttttgaagagaaacagattttgaaattttatctgtTCATGGGTATCTAATTTGTTGACTATTCTGACACGATAGTTAAATCTGTTAATATGAAATGCTTATCAGCAGAAGGAGGATGAATAAACTGTCTAATGAAGGCAATTATTCTGAAGAATAAATTACCGTTACTGTATGCTTTATTAAAACTGCTGGTAAAATAGCATTACTCTATAGATCCTAATACCTTTTTTGAACTCATCAAGTCTTGAATCAGGTACATTTTGGTACCCCAATTTTCCAAGCTCCTCTCGTATCTCATCATCTGTGAACTCCAAACTGTCGTCCATCTTATCAACCTGAAACATTCATTGATACCGTACTTAAAATTTATAATCTATCTGCATTTTACAGAAAACAGCTCTGAACtctaaaattaaaacttaaaatctttTATACGTCTTGTTTCCTTACCAAATACACTTCAGCAAGGCACAAACAATTATGTCttccttttttattcatttcctgGAAATTATGCAGGTATATGATTCAAAGCTTGTTTTCACGCTCACTCAGAGCTTGATTACTGTAATGTTTTATGTCTTGTTGACTCAAAAAGCTTGTCTTAATAATGACCTACATCATCATAGTACATGTACTGTCTCACAAGTCATATTGAATAAACCCATATTGTGCCAGTGAGGCTAAAATGATTTGAGTTATCTAGATCATTTACAAGCAAAACGGTCcagaaaacaaagaaacaagTAAACTAAGACCTCTACATGAGAAGAACACTAACAGATTtcagtaaagaaatattttttggaaAAGTTGTTATGAAATCTGGTAAATAGGTGAGATCGCCGTGACATCACACATTAACAtttgtttatctggtggtgggcaaaacaaatgttttacatcgtttgtgtatcatgtgtatgggatcggaatttttaataacttttccgctcatttatcatgtttatggattttcaaaattcaaaaagttttgaaatacttacaagttttatattttcgtattcaattatcttttttaaatgaataacagttttaaatgacgcataattttaatagcggcgtagtgatgttcaaaacttttagaaaaacactgaagttcagcgttcataattaatccattttatttcaaaataacaactgaaagtaattaataaattgcttgttttataatctttccattgatcaaaaaattattgatataatatgtGTTTGAGAAAGTTTAGaccattagaaaaacatcactgtttacaaaaaaacatggacgttcaGCTTCTGATCTGATCACTGTCTtaacagttctaaaaatagaaaatacaatggatttttATGCAAACACGATCTCTTGAATTGTTTTAGTTGATGGCTGTCTATTTCAAAGCTTCTGcttaaaaatatctattattatattaaatttccACAATCAGTcttgccaaagaagtataaattacacagaatggcaacaggagataatctcacAAAAGCTTGTGTCAGTGTGTTATCTTATTGAAGCATTAATTTGCTGACTTGCTCAttcatgatcaaatcaacagacgcttaacGACTTATGAAAGTATTACACTGGCAATCCAGCCGGTACTTAATAAACTGAATTTGGTCCAGCTGTTGATTTCTCACGACTTTCAATCATAAGTTTATTACTTCCCTGTGTAgtaaatactaataacattaaaaaacactattattattataaacaaacaatctgatagaaagtttttcaagACACAAATTTttatggcagtggctacgattacggtaccataatcctagcctccgattctaggattacggaagttccgtattcctagacacacctatgaggataggctaggattacggatgTACTAAAGAGGCATCAAatgtatgttaggacatgcataaatgctaaattgtaaacttacttatttcactaaaaatatcGTGGTTTTCTTTCATGCCTGCCCTATTATTTCATGTTATCGATCAGCCATTtcgggttagtataatcttaaaggAACAGACAAAATTAACATCCGTATACAtaagtttttctttccaaaaccacactaaataaatattattttttttttttgaaaattggcagacaaatgaagaattatatatattcttaataatagctcaaaaatatttttctaaatattcattccttaaaagtttatgatttgattttgccagTCACTTTAGATTTCCTCGCATACAGATTCGGGTGAAATCAACACACGTGTACGTTTTCGTatttcgctattttaagtgaaaaaaaagtaagtttacaTCATCATTAATATGCATGTCTTAAcgtatatttgatgcctcttaaatacttccataatcctagcctattctcataggtgTTTCTAGGAATATGGAAGTTCCATAATCCTAGAATAGgaggctaggattatggtaccgtaatcgtagccactgccaatttttatccttctgccgtttcatacaccggtaaaatgagatctcattcagtttACATGTGATGTTGGAAAGATTGACTCTATATGcttttcaagttgccaatctattttttttttaaagctcttTGGTCTGGCATATATAACATAATTTTTTGTAACTCAACGAGACATGCATGGGCATGTTCACTGTTTAGTGTTTAAAAGTCATAACAAAATTAAGCATAATTATGGTAAGAAAAATCAAACAGATGTATGCACCTCTTCTCTATATGAAATAGATTTTATCTCCTCTCTTATAATCAGTGCGTAGCACCCGGATTTTAATCCGAAATTTTAGTTGTTTTGGTAATTCAAAAGAAGTGCCCAATTTTTCATCTACCGCTTATaccctttaaaaaataaacacatatatttattgaatagATATGTGAGGAAGAAAGGGGGTAATAATAAAAACGTAGAAAAGTCACCAGgaaaaagttatatatataattaacctAAGATGAAACGGTTGCACTTTGATATGGATTAATTTTGTGAATGCTGTAAGATCAATCGGTTAACATGTAAAAACATCCTCGTACGGAATGCCCTATGTCTATTGTTTCACAAGATTGCAATGTTTACACTTTCTTTCTGGAAATCTCCTTGCCGCCAACTAAATATGTCTTCAGTTTCTATGGCAGTACATATTTCTGTGCTTTTGATCCAAAGTAATTAACGGGGCTAAGGttagtttataaaacttttttttccacgATGTTAAACAGGTAAAAAAGTGCAGTTTTCACTGTTTCGcaacttttttgttaaaaagttgaaaaaagtattctccaaggccataaaagttaaaaaacatCTAGGCTGCACCAAataattagggtaggtcgggataccggaaacaaattttttaaaccttGGCTATCCGCTTAGTTGAACCAACGAAGTATAAAATTtattggcagtggctaggattaaggtaccgtaatcctagcctccggttctaggattacggaagttccgtatttctagacaaccctatgaggataggctaggattacggaagtctTTCAAAGGCAGCAAATATATGATatgacatgcataaatgatgttgtaaacttactcgTTTcactaaaaaaacaattttttcatgCCTGGAGTTTTACTTCGTGTTATCTATCCGCCATGTTGGGTTTGTATAATCGCTAAACTAATTATTAATGGTGGCGCGCGGAAATATCGTTGTCATCCTACTTGGTATTATAAGTGAGCGTTCAGTTTTATAGGTTATATAGAAAGAAAAAGGTAAGGATTAAAATGAGAATTATCATTTTGTTTGCATACCTACAAGTGGTATGTTGGTGGTAAATTTACACCACAAACATTGGTATAAGGCCTTTATATAAATGTGTTTTGCTTGATACATGTATAGCCTACGTGTGGAAAGACTGGAATTATAAATTGACAATATTGAGAGGGTTTCTTTCTTGAAAATGTGCGGTCCTTAAAAGAACCCTTTTAGTCCTTAAAAGGACTGTTTAAAATGTAGCTAAACAGCGCAGGGCATCGGAGATACTTTCTGCGAAGTCTGGCTCTGTTGATCTTCTCAGATGAGTTTTGTCTCTTGGATCAATACTGGTGGTACTTATCAACTCGTCGCCGTGGTGCCAGACTTTATCTGGATgtagtttaaataatattttgtttagacGTTTAGCCATTTTGTTGTAGCGACGATGATGACGATGAAACATGCTGCCAAAAGCAATGTGTTTGACTCCTTGACGTGTTTAACCTCGTCGTATATTGCGACAAGAGCGTACATGAGTTTATGGTTGCTCATATTCAACATGTCGTTTTCCCCTATCTGAATGAAGACAATGTCGAATTTGGACAAGTTACATCTACGTAGCAGCTGATGCAATCGCCTGGTGTCAAGACCTCCAGTACCGTGGGCTTCTCCGCTGAATGGCATATGCTGGTGAAGAGTGCGTTGGTTCCATCGCCTACAGAGTCTTCTGATGAAGCTGTGCCCAAAAATACCACAATATGGTTGATCTCCGTCACCCCAGTAGAAATTTTCTTGAAATAGTTTATtcattttgtgaaatgaaagtaaGGTACAAGAGTGAACAAATCATTATATATAATGTTTGCAGTCAGCGACTTTAATTACTCATCTGTCAATTATCGGCAGTGACATGTAATTACATTTGGTCattatgttacaaataaaatgtcagacCTGGATTGATGCAAACATGTCAAGTTGACGTGTGACAAATGTCAAGTATGAAACTAAATTAAAGAGCGTTGTATGTAGATTcatctgaccactgaaatattacagTCCTTTACATACTTTGCCATTATAATTCAGGCATGATTCCACTTATTCTGATCAGAAGTAGtttcttaaaggtggataatcagattttggccatgtaacagatttgtttgaaactttagcatctgatcatttacactcatttatgttcacttaacacttgaTACAAAACTAACAATCGCTTATAATCGATCAATCAAAAAATCAAACAAGTTGTTGACAAAAATGCAAAGTTTGATCAGTTTGCGTCTGACATGGTGAAATTTCTTGATACTCACCGAACTGAAATAGATGGGAAATTGTGCCGCGTTACGGCAAAGATACCTGTAACTTCACTAGCCAGTGACACTTACAGTGAGTTCCGAAAGAATCTCACTCCCTATGCATACGATTTAATTGAGAAAGAGCTAAACAAACACCTGTCAACTCCAGTACAAGAAGGTAATACGAACATTACCGTAGTATCTTGTCCGTGTACGTTTCATAAACAGTTTCTGCTACCATGTAGACATATACTGACACTGCGACATAGTCAAGGTCTGCCTCTATATGCAGATGAACTTATACAATCCAGATGGACTCGCAGGTTATGTCTTGACGCCTTTGAAATAAACGTTAATACAACATGTGTCGAACAGGGTGTAATGCCACAGCGGGCACCAAAATCTCAGCAACAACGCTTTAGAGCAGCACATCACATTGCTCAACGATTAGCCTCCTGTGCAGCAGAAGAAACAGGATCTGCCTTTGATTTTCGAATGGAGCAATTGAATGCCATGTTGTTAGCCAAATACCATTCGAAGAAAAATCGGAAATTGAAAAGGCGCGGATTGTGTTGAAATGGTTCGTAGACGACGAAGTGTTATCGGCTTGTATACAATCTGGAAAAATAATCGCAATCAATGACATACAAACATGTGAAGACTCTGTAAATATGGCCGCAACTGAAACAGATTTAGAAATGACATACAAATACTTTAACAATGAAGCATTAAAACGCATGTTAGATATAGTGGAAGGTGCTAAGAAACGAAAATGGACATGTGCCATTT carries:
- the LOC123540122 gene encoding centriolar and ciliogenesis-associated protein HYSL1-like isoform X2 encodes the protein MDDSLEFTDDEIREELGKLGYQNVPDSRLDEFKKDLGRLIRHERSKQSSQNTSLSSHLHTDSSVNDPRIRVPEPRTRIPLEESPVERQVPSLAEDRRQYSQWRSGKENREYPVRSGSPQEVHHIPRRPDADFSLYENDADQSQLSQRDDVSEADSERRMMKRKVLRKEKDGSKRIDESMSESDFSSLMDINERLRELGIADRVELFDRKRPQSAQTQPPYRLAPDDPRPASVILRRPEHPHTRNIKKSDPVARYQQFRQSWQVQRAPGEKNHKNLRWNVREQMLAQDIVYEKKHHRVFVPNKYKIPSDKKRQDLRWQIRMDMAQGQLPHHGFYQEY
- the LOC123540122 gene encoding centriolar and ciliogenesis-associated protein HYSL1-like isoform X1 yields the protein MRSHFTGVDKMDDSLEFTDDEIREELGKLGYQNVPDSRLDEFKKDLGRLIRHERSKQSSQNTSLSSHLHTDSSVNDPRIRVPEPRTRIPLEESPVERQVPSLAEDRRQYSQWRSGKENREYPVRSGSPQEVHHIPRRPDADFSLYENDADQSQLSQRDDVSEADSERRMMKRKVLRKEKDGSKRIDESMSESDFSSLMDINERLRELGIADRVELFDRKRPQSAQTQPPYRLAPDDPRPASVILRRPEHPHTRNIKKSDPVARYQQFRQSWQVQRAPGEKNHKNLRWNVREQMLAQDIVYEKKHHRVFVPNKYKIPSDKKRQDLRWQIRMDMAQGQLPHHGFYQEY